GGGGTCTTTCTTCAGGACCTCGGCTACAGACATTCCTTTGTATTTTCCGAAGTTAAACACTTCCACCCCGTTGTCGTCGTACACCATACGTCCGGCAAAGTCTACATTCTTGTTGTAGCTGGAGTAGTCGGCCAGGAATGCAATATCGTTCTCAAGGTCGGAATAGCGGTCGAGCTGTGCTTTCAACACTTCGTAGGTAGCCCGTGTATCTGCTTCCGCGGTATGGGCATCATCCAGGTTCTTCTCGCAATAGAACTTGTAGGCGGCAGACAAGGTGCGTTGTTCCATTTTGTGGAAAATCACCTGTACGTCTACAAATTTGCGCTTTGTCATGTCGATGTCTACGCCGGCACGCAAGAATTCTTCGGCCAGCACCGGAATATCGAAACGGTTGGAATTGAATCCCGCCAAGTCGCAGCCTTCAATGTCACGTGCGATGTTTTTTGCCACTTCCTTGAAAGTAGGACAATCCGCCACGTCGGCATCATAAATGCCATGTACTTCGGAAGATGCTTCGGGGATATGCATTTCGGGGTTGATACGCAAGGTTTTTGCTTCCTCATTCCCGTTCGGGTAAACTTTCAAATAACAGATTTCAACAATCCGATCTGTGTTGATATTGGTTCCGGTTGTCTCGAGATCGAAAAAGACGATGGGATTTTTCAGGTTTAATTTCATTTCTTGTTATTTTATTGAGTCACCACAGAGGACGCAGAGGACACAGAGGATAAATTTGAATATTTATTATTAAATAACCCTCTGTGTCCTCTGCGTCCTCTGTGGTGAATTAACATTAATCGTTCAGCATCATCGGCATCAGCAGCATCAACAGGTCTTCGTTCTCTTCCTGTTCCACAGGGATGATAACTCCGGCACGTGACGGGTCAGCCAATTCGATAATCACTTCGTCGGCCGAGATATTGTTCAGGATGTCGATAAGGAAAGTAGACTTGAAGCCGATGCTCATGGCGGCACCTGCATACTGGCACACCTGCGTTTCTTCGGCAGAAGTGGAGAAGTCGATGTCCTGTGCGGAAATCACAATCTGATTTTCCTGCACACGGAGTTTAATCAAGCTGCTCGCTTGTGACGAAAAAATGGACACACGGCGCAAAGCACCTACCAACTGCTGGCGGTCTACGGTTACCTTATGAGGGTTGTTCTGAGGAATTACCGAGTTGTAGTTCGGATAACGTCCTTCGATGAGACGGCACACCATGCGGTACTTTTCAAGCATGAATACAGCGTTGCGTTCGTCAAATTCGACAGTCACAGTTCCCTGTTCTTTCGGCAGAAGGTTCTTGAGCAAGGTAGCCGGTTTCTTCGGAAGGATGAAGGCTGCGCGTTCGTTGCCTTTGGCAGCTAACGTCTTGCAACGTACCAGTTTATGACCGTCCGAAGCCACCATTGTGATGTCTTCTGTTGTAATATCAAAATAAATACCGTTCATCACGGGACGAAGTTCATCGTCGGCAGTGGCAAACACGGAGCGGTTGATACCACCCAGCAATACTTCAGCCGCCATTTCCACGCGGACTGCGTTGTCACCCAGTGTAGCCGACTGCGGGAATTCATCCGCATTCTGCCCCATCAGGCTGTATTTTCCGTTTTGGTACTGTACTGTGATTTCGTAATTGTCCGGATTGATATCAAATGTCAACGGTTGTTCCGGAATCTCCTTCAGTGCATCAAGCAATGTTTTCGCTACTACGGCAAAACGCCCGTTTGTATCGCCATTCACTTCAACGGTAGTCACCATTGTCGTTTCGCTGTCAGATACGGTCACAGACAATGTTCCGTCTTCCAGTTCGAAGAGGAAACAATCGAGAATCGGCAGCGCATTTTTGGAATTAATCACACGGCTGATGGCCTGTAAATGGCTGGAAAGAGCAGTACTTGAAACGATAAATTTCATATATTTTCGTGTATTTAAGTTTTAAATGTTCTAACGCACAAAGTTACGAAAAAAGATTCGGGCTACCCAACAAAACAAAAGAAAAAACTGAGTTTGTATGAGGGATATTCCTAAAAAATTGTAACTTCGCCGCAGAATTTAAATTAATCGCAATGGAATTTACAGGAAAAATCATCGCTATACTCCCTCCGAGAGGTGGAGTTTCAAAGACTAGCGGCAACGAGTGGAAATCACAAGAGTTCGTTATCGAAAATCACGACCAATATCCACGCAAAATGTGTTTCGATGTATTTGGCGTAGACAAAATCGAGCAGTTCAACATTCAGATGGGCGAAGAACTGACCGTATCATTTGACGTTGACGCCCGCCAGTGGCAAGACCGCTGGTTCAACAGTATCCGTGCATGGAAAGTTGAACGTGTCGGCGCAGGTGCTCCAATGGCTCCGGGTGCTCCCGTTCCTCCACCGGCTCCGTCGGCCACTCCCGATTTCACTCCGGGCGACGCTAAAGACGACCTGCCGTTCTAAGCCGAAAGTATTCCGCTTAACGATACAGATAAAAAAACTCCCGGCGAGAATGATTCTTGCCGGGAGTTTTTTTATGCCCACACTTTGTAAAGATTCCGCCGGGGGCTGAAAGGTCTTCACCCCGGGGGTGGATAAGCCGATGCTGCGGGCTTAGGAAAATATGCCCGGGGGTTACGGAAGAAACAAAGCAACAACAGCAGCAACAGTCTTCTTCTCGAAATACCATCAGCAACAACAGCAGCATTTTTCTCTTTCTTTTTCTTTCTGTTTTTTTTCTCTTCTTTTCTCTTCTCTTCTCCTCTCTTGGGTTATGGTTGGGTTATGGTTGGGTTTTCGCGCCCTGCCAGAAGGCGTTTCAGAAGTTTTAGTTTTTGAAAAAACGTCGTTTTTCCAACCGATGTTTTTCGTCGGTTTTTCGCAGTTTCTCCGTGAGTTTTTTCGTGAGTTTTTCACCTTTCAGCTTTGGATGTTTTCACTCGGGAAATCCTCTTTTTGCTGTGTGGAAAAATAGGATTACGAATGGATTTTCAATTAGGATTCTGCTCCATTTTATACCGCAAAACGATGTTAGGATAGACCACTCCATCGGCGTAGGTGAACTGGGCAAAAAGTATAAAATTGCGAAAAAATTCGGAGTTGCGCAAGAAGAAATCCGGCACGAAACGGACTTGTTTTTCCGCCTGATGGAACAGGTGGTCGAAGTCCGCCATCAACATAAAATGATAAGAATCGGACATACTATCCATTCCTGCCCGATAGGCGATTGCTCCATCGAGCACTTCGCCTTTATCCAACTGGCGGATGTAACGGGACAGACTGTCTTCATCGGGAGCCAGCAACAGGCGCCCGCCATAGAAAGCGGCATACATATGGGATGTCGGTTCCACAAAACTGGTTAGTTGCGCAAACAACGTTGTTTGAGGAAGCCGATAGACAGGATAAGCCTTATTGGCGGTATAACAAAAAGTTATACGAGGCTTTCTAACCCCTTCTTCGGCAGGAGCGGTATTGACCAACGAGCGCAACATCCGTTCGGCTTCCGTCACGTCCAGTACGGACAGGCTCAACACTGCTGCCGCATCTTGCAAGGTATCTTCCCGCTGAAACAGGCAGGCAACCAAATCGTGCCCGGTATTCTCCATCAGATAATGCGATAACACCCTGTCTCTGTTTTGCATTTCAGTGGTGTGCCCTGCGGTTGCGTATCCTTGCAAATCGCTGTAAGAGAGCAAGGAACTCCAATCGGTTATGCTTTGTTTGCTGAAATAGAATGCGGTAGAGGGCAGCACTTCGCCGGGAAATCCCTGCACGGATTCTTGTTGGCGGAGCAGGTTGATAAAGGTGAAGCAGGTATCTGCGTCGTGGCTGATTCCTGTGAAATAGACGAAGTCGTCTTTCATCTTCATATCGAACTCCGTCCATCCAATCATCCCGTTCACACGGGTATAAATGGTGGCGGCAGCCGTACTTTTCTTCGGCGTGCGCACTCCCGTGAAAGTAGAATCATCCGCCAGTGAACCACCTTTCTTATAGGCATCAATGACGTCTTCCACCAGTTTCTTCTGGAAACTCAATGCCATGAAATCGGGCGTCAGGTAGCAGGCGAGGAAATCACCGTCAGACATGGGGTAAATCATTATTTTTTCTCCTTTATAGTCGAAGCTTTTCGGCGGGTAGAGCGATGATATATATCTCTGTGCAAATCTGTCGATCAGCTCCCTGTCTCCTGTGCCCAACCGGCAGTAAAGTACCTGATTGCGCTCATTATCCGGCTCGTGGAAGCTAATCAGCATTTGGTTCATTTGCCGGCTTAATCCGTGCGGACTGTCTTCCGAAAGCGTATAGAGGGTTTGCTTCAGATAAGAAAAAAGTTTGGATACATGCAGATATTGCTGATTCTTGCTACAAGTCAGGCCATCTATTTCGGTGACAAATCCGAGCACATCATCGGTGGCAAATACCGCGGAAGCGGTGGTCGGAACTAACTCGTAAAGGTTGAAATCTTTCTGCCCTTCGGCGGCCGACAGCCGGAAAAAAGAGTATAAGGCGAAACCTGCGCACAAAAGTACAACAGAAGAAGTGACCGCTATTTTCACTATCGTACGAAGTTTCATAATATTCGCTGTTTATCGGTTAGGTGCAAAAATAATAATTTCTACAAAGAAAACAAAACTTTTGCTAAAAATTTCACCGACAATCAGAAATGAATTTCCATTCCGTCAAATGCCAGGTGAATATTGTCCGGTAGTTTCCGTTCAACCTCGGCATGCAAGCCCATATCATGGCTCATATGTATGAAGTAAGTTTCCTTTGCCTGAATACGCCGCGCCACTGCCAATGCTTCCTCCAAGTTCTGATGGGTAGGATGCGGGGCAATCCGAAGTGCATTCACTATCAAAACATCTATTCCCGCTAATTGTTCAAAAGATTCTTCGGGCATGGTCAGCATATCGGTGATATAGCCGAGTTGTCCGATGCGGTAGCCCAGAATCGGCAGCCGGCCGTGCATCACGCGCAGGGGAAGTATTTCAGTATGGTTAATGGAAAAGCGCTGTCCCGGTTCAATTTCCTGCAAAGGAATGTCGGGCACGCCGGGGTAACGATGGTCTACGAAGCAGTAGGGCATGCGCAGGCGCAATGCTTTCGCCACATATTCTTCGGCATAGATAGGCACGGAACCGAAACGGCAGAAGGGGCGCAAATCGTCCAGTCCGCCGACGTGGTCATAGTGTTCGTGCGTTATGAGCACGCCGTCTATCCGCTCGTAAGGGAGATGCAATACTTGCTCCCGGAAATCGGGACCGCAGTCTATCAGTATCCGTGCGTCGTCCGTTTCAACGATGGCGGATGTACGCAAACGGTTATCTTTCGGGTCGGCAGAAGTACAGACTGCGCATGTGCAGCCGATTTGGGGTACTCCCGTCGATGTTCCACTTCCTATGATTTTTACTTTCATTTCTCGTTATCAGACAAAATTTACTTCAGGATGAATGTCTATGCCGAACTTCTCGCGGACGGAAGCCCGCACTGCATCCGAAAGTGCTATTATATCACTCCCCTTTGCTCCGCCTTTGTTGACCAGCACGAGTGCTTGTTTATCGTGCACAGCCGCAGGCCCGAGGGATTTTCCTTTCCAGCCGCACTGGTCTATCATCCATCCCGCAGGGATTTTCACCCGTCCGTCCGTCAGTTCGTAATAGGGTATCCGCGGATATTCCTGTTGCAGGTCTGCCAGTTTTTCTTTAGGGACGATGGGGTTCATAAAGAAGCTGCCGGCATTTCCCATGACTTTCGGGTCGGGCAACTTGCTTTCGCGAATATCAATGATTACTTTCCGGACTACCGGCAACGTCAGTTCAGGGTATTTGTCAAGTTCCTGGCGGATGGTTCCGTAGTCCAGTGTGTAATACGCTTCTTTGCTAAGCCGGAAACGTACGTGGGTGACAAAGACCGACTTATTCTCCGGACGCTTAAAAAGGCTGTCGCGATAGGCATATTCACATTCTTCTACGGAGTAAACACGTTTTTCGCCCTGAATGTTCACTGTCTCCACGGCGGTTATGAGGTCTTTTACTTCGACGCCGTAGGCTCCGATGTTCTGTACGGCACTCGCTCCCACTTCACCGGGAATCAGGGAGAGATTTTCGGCTCCGTACCATCCGCGTTCCACGCAGTATGCCACAAAGTCGTCCCATACGATGCCTGCGCCTACCCGTACGGATACGGAGCGCGCATCTTCTTCCGTCACTTCGATTCCTTCGATGCGCGAATGAAGTATCAGCCCGTCATAGTCTTTGGAAAACAGGAGATTACTGCCGCCGCCTATATGCAAAAAAGGTGTCGTAACGGCACCTTGCGCAATCAGTTGTTGCAGTTCTTCTACGGAAGCATATTCTAAAAAACGGGCGGCACTGACATCAATGCCGAATGTATTGTAAGACAAAAGAGAGTACATCATCTATACTGTTTTAGGGTTATATACTTGTATCTTCAAACTTACACAGTTCCCATTCTCCGGCTTTCCGGCAGAAATAAAGGATGTTGGAGAAACCGTTGCCGATGCCTTTCAATGCCAGGATTTTCGTTGTGGAATTGTCGTCATTCCGCTGTCCGTAGTTGATATTGGAAAGGCGTTCGGAAGGAAGTTCGGGTTTGAAGGCAAACCACTGGTTGAGGTCGAGACTTGTCTCCAGGATGGAGAAGTCGTCGTCCGGGTCGCTGGTGACGAAAGCCAACGGCTCACGCACACGCTGGCTCTGGAAAATGCTATCGGTGGCAAAACGACCGAAGAACTCTACAAAGTTCTCGTTGTCACTTTTCCCGATAGGGCGCAGATTGATTGCTTCCAGTATCCATGCTCCTTTGATACGCTCAAAATAATACCGCTTCATCATCCGGGTTTTGACGAATATCCATTCTACCTGTACGGATGTGAGTGAGGTGTCTCCTACCAAATCCATGTCTTCTTCTTTATCAAACAGGAGCGTATAATAGTGCTGCTTGGTAAACAAGTTGTCATGCTTCCAGTGTTTTTCCTCGATATTCGACTTTTCATCTCCTTTGTAGTAGGGCAAAGGAAATTTCACACGCTGACGCTGCAAAGCATCATCGGAAGCAAAATTGTAGATGAAATCGTCGAAAGATTCGTCAGCCTGTATAGGTTGCGGCTCTTCCGGCAATTCATCTCCATGGATAGAATCCGCCTGTTGGCGGATTGAATCCACTTCTTGGGTAATAGATGCGAAGGGGTCAATCTTGGTTTTCTTGTTACCACAAGAACCCAACATGCAGAGCAATATGACCCCTGCAATTAGTTTTTTCATTATTTCAGTTTCTCTCTTAACTTTTCAAGCATATCCACCGTCATGCTTTCCAAATTGTAGGCCGGCTTCCACCCCCACTCTTGGCGAGCACAGGTATCGTCCAGACTATCAGGCCAACTGTCGGCTATGCGCTGCTTCAAAGGGTCTACGTCATAAACCATCTCGAACTGCGGCACATGCTTCTTGATTGCCTGATAAATCGTCTCCGGGTCGAAACTCATAGAGGCGATATTGAAAGCATTGCGGTGTATCAATTTTGTCGGGTCGGCTTCCATCAGCGTAATGGCTGCATTCAGCGCGTCCGGCATATACATCATATCCATCAAGGTGCCTTGTTTAATGGGGCACACGAATTTTTCTCCTTTCACTGCCGAATAATAAATGTCGACAGCATAGTCTGTGGTTCCGCCACCCGGTGGTGTCACGTTCGAGATAATGCCCGGAAAACGGACAGCACGAGTGTCGACACCGTATTTATTAAAGTAATAGTCACTCAATAACTCGGTGGTTACTTTAGTGACTCCGTACATGGTACGCGGACGCTGTATAGTGTCCTGCGGGGTTTGCGTATGCGGCGTAGTAGCACCGAACGAGCCGATTGAACTGGGAGTGAATACCGCGCATCCTTGTTCGCGCGCAACTTCCAGTACGTTCCATAATCCGTCGATACCTATTTTCCAAGCCAGCTTAGGCTTCGACTCTGCTACGACTGACAGCAGCGCAGCAAGATTATAGATCGTATCGATGTGATACTCTTTTACCACGGATGCTATCGCTTCCGCATCCGTTACGTCGGCAATCGCTGACGGTCCGGATTCTTTCAACTCACCTTTAGGTTCTGCACCCGGGATGTAACCAGCTACTACATTTGCATTTCCGTAACGTTTACGTAGCTCCATCGTTAGCTCCGAACCTATCTGTCCGGTAGCTCCAATAATCAAAATGTGTTTCATTTTTTCTTCTGACTTAGAATATTAAGCTTAAATAGTGCGCAAAGTAAGCACTTTTTTTTCAGATTTTAATCAAAAAGACATTGTTATTCCAAGAAAAATTATGTCCTTTGCAATCTAACTTAATACATAAACACCATGTACGGTAAAATGCAAGAATTCCTCAGCCAAACATTGGCTGAAATTAAGGAAGCCGGACTTTATAAAGAAGAACGACTGATCGAAAGTGCGCAGCAAGCTGCCATCACTGTAAAAGGCAAAGAAGTGCTGAACTTCTGCGCTAACAACTACCTGGGATTGTCCAATCACCCCCGACTGATTAAGGCTTCACAGGAAATGATGAACCGACGCGGATTCGGTATGTCGTCCGTCCGTTTCATTTGCGGAACGCAAGATATACACAAGGAACTGGAAGCCGCAATTTCTGATTATTTCCAGACAGAAGATACGATTCTGTATGCTGCCTGCTTCGACGCGAACGGTGGTGTATTCGAACCGCTTTTCACTGAAGAGGATGCTATCATCTCGGATTCTCTGAATCATGCTTCTATTATTGACGGTGTTCGCCTGTGCAAGGCGAAACGTTATCGTTATGCCAATGCTGATATGAAGGATTTGGAAAGATGTCTGCAAGAGGCGCAGGCACAACGTTTCCGCATTGTCGTTACCGACGGCGTGTTCTCTATGGATGGCAATGTGGCTCCGATGGATCAGATTTGCGACCTCGCCGAGAAGTATGACGCGCTGGTTATGGTAGACGAGTCTCACTCTGCCGGCGTAGTGGGTGCTACGGGGCATGGAGTAAGCGAATTATATAAGACTCACGGACGCGTGGATATTTATACCGGTACGCTGGGCAAGGCTTTCGGCGGTGCGCTGGGGGGATTTACTACGGGACGTAAGGAGATTATTGATTTGCTGCGTCAACGTAGCCGCCCGTATTTGTTCTCTAACTCATTGGCACCGGGCATTATCGGTGCAAGTCTTGAGGTATTCAAGATGCTGAAAGAGAGCAATGCGCTGCATGACAAGCTCGTGGAGAATGTAAATTACTTCCGTGACAAGATGACGGCTGCCGGATTTGACATCAAGCCGACTCAAAGTGCTATCTGTGCCGTGATGCTGTATGATGCGAAGTTGTCACAGATTTATGCTGCACGTATGCAGGAAGAGGGTATTTACGTGACGGGATTCTATTATCCGGTAGTTCCGAAAGATCAGGCTCGTATCCGTGTGCAGATTTCCGCAGGACACGAGAAGGAACATCTCGACAAGTGTATAGCCGCCTTTATCAAAGTAGGTAAAGAGCTTGGCGTACTGCCGACGGCGTAGCGCCGGAGCAAGGTTTCCTTGCGGGATATATATTTTAGGCACGGATTACACGGATTACGCTGTTGCTTTATGCAAGCATATTTCTAAAACCGTGAAATCCGTGTAATCCGTGCCTGAAATTTCTCTTTTATAAGATGAATTTTGAACTGCTACTCTCTACTTGACTATAAAAAATAGATTATGGAAGAATTGACTCTCACTACTCCTGCCCTGCTTTTCTCGGCAGTTTCTCTGATTTTATTGGCTTATACCAACCGGTTTTTATCGTACGCACAGCTTGTTCGCCAACTGCGTGACCGCTATATGGAGAATCCTACGGATATCACCGTAGCGCAAATCGAGAATTTACGGAAACGATTGAACCTCACACGCACCATGCAGGGATTGGGAATTGCAAGCCTGTTTCTCTGTGTAGTCAGTATGTTCTTTATTTATATTGGGTTGCAACTGCTCTCCGCTTATGTGTTTGGGGTGGCTTTGCTTCTGCTTATCGCTTCTCTCGGCGTATCTTTCCGGGAAATACAGATTTCTACCCGTTCATTGGAAATTTATCTGGGAGCGATGGAGAAAGGGAAAAATAAAAAGTAATCCTGCTTCCTTAGTCCTATTTCATTAAAAAGACTCAAGATTTTGAAAGACTTTCAAGACTCTACCCAACAAGGGAGAATGACCGTAAAACGGCTTCCTTTGCCTACTTCCGATTGGAGTGTTATCTTACCGCCCAGTTTTTCTATAATTACTTGGCAGATAGATAATCCCAATCCCGCCCCCTGTGAAAACTCGTTCTGTTTGTAGAAACGGCTGAAAATCATCCGTTGTTCTTCCTGAGGGATGCCTCGTCCGGTATCTTCCACGTAAATCAGGACTTTTCCTTCATTCGGCAGATAATCGTAGCCCAACTTGATGTATCCTCTTTCCGTAAACTTTCCGGCATTGTTCAGGAAGTTAGTCAGTACTTGTATCAGACGTTCTCTGTCTACATTTATTTCTAAAGGCAGTTCATGGGTTTCTTTCAAGAAATCCAGGCGTGGAGCTATCAATACCTGATGAGTCATGTAGATGTCGTCAATCAAATCCTTCACACGGCATCTTTGGTAAGTGAAAGACATATAGCCGGATTCGATACGGGATAGTTCGAGGATGTCGTTTATCAATTTAAGCAATAGCTCACTATTTTTGTTGATAGTGTCAATGTACTCTTGCCGCTCTTCCGTATTCAGCGTTTCGTCTACTGCGAGAATATTGGCGAAGCCGACAATGGAATTGAGCGGAGTACGTATCTCGTGGCTCATATTGGCAAGGAAAGACTGTTTCAGTTCGGCTTTCTCCGCCAGCAGGCGCGCAGCTTCCAGTTCTCTTTCACGGTCTTTTATCTCTTGTACGTTGAGCAACAGACCGGCTGTCCTATATTCGCCACTGGGCAACATGGTGGTGGTATAGCGAAATTCCCACCATTGGTATTCTTTACCATCGAAGCTACAGCGGAGATGAGCAATCTTCTTCCGTGCGTTTTTCAGGTTTTGCCAGCTTATCTTCACACTTCCCCAATGGTCGGGATGTACAAAGTTGAGCAGTTCATGAAATGAGACTGGCTTGGGAGTCAATCCCTGTGCTTTCCAAAAAGCATCTTCGAAGATAAAATGCTCTTTATCCAGCTTCCATACATAGGTCGTTCCACCTTCAATGGCTAAAGACAGATTTTCTTTTTCGTCGGCCAATGCGGCAAGAGCCTGTTTCTTTCTTGCCTGCTCACGAAGGTAAAGCCACCAGAAATAAGCCAAAAGAATGATTAGGAACAGGAACAGGGAAGCGACTGTGATGCTCCACAACAGAGGATATTCATCGCTAAAAGGAATATTGACTATTTTGTAATGAGCAGGTATCCTGTCTTTACTCAGTCCTATCTGTTTCATTGTTTTCCAGTCGACAACATATTCTTTCCTGCTTTCAGAGATAGGTATATCTTGCGGACGCTCGCCATTCAGGATGCGAACGGCAGTTTTCACTTCTTCTTCCACCTGGATGGGCAGTGTAGTCATGTAGCCACCCAATAATTTTTCACCGTAGCCGAAGGCTTCATTGATGGCTGTCAGGCTGGGGCTGACGCAGATACTTCCAATATTAATGGTGGTGAAGTCGCGTTTCAACTGGATATAGCATTGGTCCCGATAGTTTTTGTTCAGAATCCACATCAGGTTGGCATCAGACTGATTTCTGCTGTTTCGCAAAGGGATAGCCATAAAGCGCGTGTACCCCTCTTCTTCGCTCAAACGTATTTGTTCTTCCGGGGAGACAGTCGAACTATCTATGAATCCGGTCACTTTGTGACCCTGAAACTGCTCTTTGGCGTCTGCTCTGATTTTCCGGTCAATATAGGTGGTATCGAGCATAGTAAACATACGGACGCGCGACCCGAACAGTGCTTTTGCTACTTCGACATTTTCATTAAAGGCAATCTTATCATGGAAACCTGTCACATTGGGATGGTATTTCAACAGTCCCCAATTCGGGTAATTGACTCCGCCGAAAACGACGGGTATTTCTTTAGCAAGGGGGACATTGCATTTCATCAATGAATAGGTGGCCTGGTCTTCATTTACCAGGATTATTTCCGGCTTCCAGTCTTTAGAGATGGAATCAACCAGAAAGCGCATACGCTCCAATTCCGGTTCTTCCCAGTAGGACTCACAGTCTAAATAAACGGTACGGATGTCTGCGTCTACTTTCTCTTTTTTAAACTGCTCTGCTATCATCCGATTGAAATCGGGATAAGCATCATAGCTTTCTTCATAGGAATGGACGACCAGGATGCGTCGTTCTTCTTTTTTAGAACAACTACTCACCCCTAAAAGTATTAACAAAAATATAGGTAATAATCTAACAAGTCCTCTGTTCACGCTCTTTTCTCTATATATATCAGAACTAATATCTCTCTTATTCTCAAAGACAAAGGTAGTCTATTTTTTGAATATAAGCTAAATAAGTGAAAAAAAAGAAGCTGTCCGGATTGCCCTGAACAGCTTCTTGTATATATAAACTACTTTCCTAGTTTGCAGTCTGTTAGCGTTGTCCTAGTTGTGAGTCAACAAAGAAAATTCCGGTGTCACCAGCTTT
The DNA window shown above is from Bacteroides faecium and carries:
- a CDS encoding DUF2721 domain-containing protein; its protein translation is MEELTLTTPALLFSAVSLILLAYTNRFLSYAQLVRQLRDRYMENPTDITVAQIENLRKRLNLTRTMQGLGIASLFLCVVSMFFIYIGLQLLSAYVFGVALLLLIASLGVSFREIQISTRSLEIYLGAMEKGKNKK
- a CDS encoding sensor histidine kinase, producing the protein MNRGLVRLLPIFLLILLGVSSCSKKEERRILVVHSYEESYDAYPDFNRMIAEQFKKEKVDADIRTVYLDCESYWEEPELERMRFLVDSISKDWKPEIILVNEDQATYSLMKCNVPLAKEIPVVFGGVNYPNWGLLKYHPNVTGFHDKIAFNENVEVAKALFGSRVRMFTMLDTTYIDRKIRADAKEQFQGHKVTGFIDSSTVSPEEQIRLSEEEGYTRFMAIPLRNSRNQSDANLMWILNKNYRDQCYIQLKRDFTTINIGSICVSPSLTAINEAFGYGEKLLGGYMTTLPIQVEEEVKTAVRILNGERPQDIPISESRKEYVVDWKTMKQIGLSKDRIPAHYKIVNIPFSDEYPLLWSITVASLFLFLIILLAYFWWLYLREQARKKQALAALADEKENLSLAIEGGTTYVWKLDKEHFIFEDAFWKAQGLTPKPVSFHELLNFVHPDHWGSVKISWQNLKNARKKIAHLRCSFDGKEYQWWEFRYTTTMLPSGEYRTAGLLLNVQEIKDRERELEAARLLAEKAELKQSFLANMSHEIRTPLNSIVGFANILAVDETLNTEERQEYIDTINKNSELLLKLINDILELSRIESGYMSFTYQRCRVKDLIDDIYMTHQVLIAPRLDFLKETHELPLEINVDRERLIQVLTNFLNNAGKFTERGYIKLGYDYLPNEGKVLIYVEDTGRGIPQEEQRMIFSRFYKQNEFSQGAGLGLSICQVIIEKLGGKITLQSEVGKGSRFTVILPCWVES